The following are encoded together in the Deltaproteobacteria bacterium CG11_big_fil_rev_8_21_14_0_20_49_13 genome:
- a CDS encoding YgeY family selenium metabolism-linked hydrolase — MTNQILELAQKYQKDTAQFLIDIASIKSLSCGERAVVERIAREMKEVGFDKVWTDGLGSVVGQIGNGKKKIAFDAHIDTVDVGNKDLWKFEPFKAHEKDGKVWGRGVADQKGGMASMVYAGKIIKELGLAKDATVYMVGSVMEEDCDGLCWQYLIKEEGLKPDVVVLTEPTSLNVYRGHRGRMEIEMTVTGLSCHGSAPERGDNAVYKMAPIIKGIEKLNDKLKSDEFLGKGTVVVSQVSSVGPSLCAVPDKCSIYLDRRLTWGETESSAISELREVVADNGISAEIVVPEYRSEAYTGKVYPTKKYYPTWKIAPDHKAVVTAEKACVELFGVKPKTDKWTFSTNGVAIMGMHDIPCIGFGPGNEEQAHAPNEWTPVEHLVKAAAFYAAFVRSW; from the coding sequence ATGACCAATCAAATATTAGAACTTGCGCAAAAATATCAGAAAGATACCGCGCAGTTCCTCATAGATATCGCATCCATAAAGTCACTTTCCTGCGGCGAAAGGGCTGTTGTAGAACGTATCGCCAGGGAGATGAAGGAGGTCGGGTTCGACAAAGTCTGGACCGACGGGCTTGGAAGCGTTGTCGGTCAGATAGGGAACGGCAAAAAGAAGATAGCATTCGATGCCCACATCGATACGGTAGATGTCGGCAACAAGGACCTCTGGAAATTCGAACCCTTCAAGGCCCACGAGAAGGATGGAAAGGTGTGGGGGAGGGGTGTTGCTGACCAAAAAGGGGGCATGGCCTCGATGGTCTATGCCGGAAAGATAATCAAAGAGCTTGGGCTTGCCAAAGACGCCACCGTTTACATGGTAGGTAGTGTCATGGAAGAGGATTGCGACGGCCTCTGCTGGCAGTATCTTATAAAAGAAGAGGGCCTGAAGCCCGATGTTGTGGTTTTGACGGAACCGACTAGCCTTAATGTCTACAGAGGCCACCGCGGGCGTATGGAGATAGAGATGACCGTTACCGGTCTTTCGTGTCACGGAAGCGCGCCGGAGCGTGGCGATAACGCCGTTTATAAAATGGCCCCCATCATAAAGGGAATAGAAAAACTCAACGATAAGTTAAAAAGCGACGAATTCCTGGGAAAGGGGACAGTTGTGGTCTCGCAGGTCTCGTCGGTAGGTCCCTCGCTCTGCGCGGTGCCGGATAAATGCAGTATCTATCTCGATCGCAGGCTCACATGGGGAGAGACCGAAAGCTCGGCCATTTCAGAGCTTCGCGAAGTGGTCGCAGACAACGGAATTTCGGCAGAGATAGTCGTCCCCGAATACAGAAGCGAGGCATATACAGGAAAAGTTTACCCCACCAAAAAATATTATCCAACATGGAAGATAGCCCCTGATCATAAGGCCGTTGTTACCGCAGAAAAGGCCTGTGTGGAGCTCTTTGGCGTGAAACCCAAGACCGACAAGTGGACGTTCTCGACGAACGGCGTTGCCATAATGGGTATGCATGACATCCCGTGCATAGGATTCGGCCCCGGGAACGAAGAACAGGCGCACGCGCCCAACGAATGGACACCGGTTGAGCATCTGGTAAAGGCCGCGGCATTTTACGCAGCGTTCGTTCGCTCATGGTGA